In one Echinicola marina genomic region, the following are encoded:
- a CDS encoding vanadium-dependent haloperoxidase, with product MRLLIMKYLNQFIGLSLITALLLFSCSKKNNKDIEIPTAYIQEVTIQMTELMIHDVTNPPLAARFFSYACLTGYEITSQNDSSLADLHGIVNQYPDIKKPAGFPEQSYQLSAILGMLQTAKKIQPSGPELQSLEDAILDSCRNKGMDELTIEQSLGYAQSISQEILKYAKADGYNLISNYPRYTPLETPGSWYPTPPGYFAPVEPYFSTVRPFFLDSAQQFKPAPPVAFSPKKDSDFYKITEEVYKVDLNEENREIAAFWDCNPFALQDNGHLMVGMKKISPGAHWMGITNIACQKAGLSFAKTLEVHTMIALGLMDGFIACWDEKYRSNRIRPETAIRKYIDPTWTPFLQTPPFPEYLSGHSTVSTAASVILTHYLGDNFEYADTVEERYGLKARTYKSFAHAANEAAISRLYGGIHFMDAITRGQTQGKNVGSWIVDKISS from the coding sequence ATGCGATTACTTATCATGAAATACCTCAATCAATTCATAGGCTTAAGTCTAATTACTGCACTCTTACTATTCAGTTGTAGTAAAAAAAACAATAAAGACATTGAAATACCTACCGCTTATATACAAGAAGTTACAATTCAGATGACGGAATTGATGATACACGATGTCACCAATCCTCCATTGGCAGCGCGGTTTTTCTCTTATGCTTGTCTCACAGGATATGAAATCACCTCTCAAAATGACAGTAGCCTTGCAGACCTTCATGGCATAGTCAATCAATACCCTGATATCAAAAAACCTGCTGGTTTTCCTGAACAATCATATCAACTTAGTGCTATCCTAGGCATGCTTCAAACTGCCAAGAAAATCCAGCCTTCAGGCCCAGAACTCCAATCATTGGAAGACGCTATTTTGGATAGTTGTAGGAATAAGGGAATGGATGAACTGACCATTGAACAATCATTGGGATACGCCCAATCAATCAGCCAGGAAATACTTAAATATGCCAAAGCAGATGGGTATAATTTAATCAGTAACTATCCTAGGTATACACCTTTGGAAACTCCAGGAAGTTGGTACCCGACACCTCCTGGTTATTTCGCACCTGTTGAGCCCTATTTCAGTACAGTAAGGCCGTTCTTTTTGGACTCTGCCCAACAGTTCAAACCCGCTCCACCAGTGGCATTTTCCCCTAAGAAAGATTCCGATTTTTACAAGATTACTGAAGAGGTCTACAAGGTTGACCTTAACGAAGAAAACAGAGAAATTGCCGCATTTTGGGACTGCAATCCATTTGCTTTACAAGACAATGGCCACCTAATGGTCGGGATGAAGAAAATCTCTCCCGGCGCACACTGGATGGGCATCACCAATATTGCCTGTCAAAAAGCAGGACTTTCATTTGCCAAAACACTGGAAGTCCATACCATGATAGCCTTAGGTTTAATGGATGGATTTATTGCCTGTTGGGATGAAAAATACAGGAGCAATAGAATCAGACCAGAAACAGCCATTAGGAAGTACATAGACCCAACTTGGACACCTTTTCTACAAACACCTCCTTTTCCTGAATATCTGAGTGGGCATTCAACCGTTTCCACAGCAGCATCGGTAATTCTCACCCACTATCTTGGTGACAATTTTGAATATGCCGATACGGTTGAGGAACGTTATGGATTAAAAGCCAGAACATATAAATCCTTTGCCCATGCAGCCAATGAAGCGGCCATATCCAGACTTTATGGAGGAATACATTTTATGGATGCCATCACTCGGGGACAGACCCAAGGGAAAAACGTAGGAAGTTGGATTGTCGACAAAATCAGTTCCTAA
- the nadD gene encoding nicotinate (nicotinamide) nucleotide adenylyltransferase yields MKVGLFFGSFNPIHIGHLIIANIMQDRTDLDEVWFVVSPQNPFKKRKALLHEFDRLRMVELAIEGKFHFRANDVEFHMPKPSYTIDTLTYLSEKHPQNEFKLIIGGDNLTHFHKWKNAEQILENYGLYVYPRPGESVDYDHPQVRFVEAPLIDISATFIRKSVEEGKSVTYLLPPLVEDYIRGKKFFQ; encoded by the coding sequence TTGAAGGTAGGTTTATTTTTCGGTTCGTTTAATCCCATTCATATCGGTCATTTGATCATCGCCAATATCATGCAAGACAGGACTGACTTGGATGAAGTTTGGTTTGTGGTTTCTCCCCAAAATCCTTTTAAAAAGAGAAAGGCTTTATTACATGAGTTTGATAGGCTGAGAATGGTGGAGCTGGCCATTGAAGGAAAATTCCATTTCAGGGCAAATGATGTGGAATTTCATATGCCCAAGCCCAGTTATACCATTGATACCCTAACCTATCTTTCTGAAAAACATCCACAGAATGAATTTAAGCTGATAATAGGTGGGGATAACCTGACGCATTTCCATAAATGGAAAAATGCCGAGCAAATTTTGGAAAACTATGGCCTTTATGTATATCCAAGGCCTGGAGAATCTGTGGATTATGATCATCCCCAAGTCCGTTTTGTAGAAGCTCCTTTGATCGATATTTCTGCGACTTTTATTAGGAAATCTGTGGAGGAGGGGAAATCAGTTACCTATCTTTTACCGCCTTTAGTAGAAGATTATATAAGAGGCAAAAAATTCTTTCAATGA
- the gmk gene encoding guanylate kinase, protein MSFGKAFIFSAPSGSGKTTIVHHLLSNHDNLDFSISACTRDKRGKEVDGKDYYFLSLDDFKKKIGEDAFIEWEEVYEGNFYGTLKSEMQRIWDSGKHVVFDVDVKGGLKIKEYFGNRALAVFVKVPSLEVLAERLKDRGTESPENLEKRINKAKYEMSFQDKFDAVLVNDDMEKSFEKAAKLVDEFIGK, encoded by the coding sequence ATGTCTTTTGGAAAAGCTTTTATTTTTTCGGCACCTTCGGGTTCTGGAAAAACGACTATAGTCCATCACCTTCTTTCTAATCATGATAACTTGGATTTTTCTATATCAGCTTGTACTAGGGATAAGCGAGGAAAAGAAGTGGATGGCAAAGATTATTATTTTTTAAGTCTGGATGATTTCAAGAAAAAAATAGGAGAGGATGCCTTTATAGAATGGGAAGAAGTCTATGAAGGCAATTTCTATGGTACTTTAAAATCTGAAATGCAAAGAATCTGGGATAGTGGCAAGCATGTGGTTTTCGATGTGGATGTAAAGGGAGGCCTGAAAATCAAGGAGTATTTTGGTAACCGTGCCTTGGCTGTTTTTGTGAAAGTGCCTTCTCTGGAGGTTTTGGCTGAAAGATTAAAAGACAGAGGAACTGAATCACCCGAAAACCTCGAAAAGAGAATTAATAAGGCCAAATATGAAATGTCTTTTCAGGATAAGTTTGATGCTGTTTTGGTGAATGATGATATGGAAAAATCATTTGAAAAAGCGGCAAAACTGGTCGATGAATTCATTGGTAAATAG
- a CDS encoding anti-sigma factor translates to MEKKLDSSGEKKLKCGDVSKCFQLLESILDGEDKDASKEVLKEKLSKCQPCFEHYHLEQAIREVLKNKCTKQSVPGELANSIRQKIEDIK, encoded by the coding sequence ATGGAGAAAAAATTAGACTCGTCCGGAGAAAAGAAACTTAAGTGCGGTGATGTAAGCAAGTGCTTCCAGCTTTTGGAAAGTATACTTGATGGAGAGGACAAGGATGCCTCTAAGGAGGTTTTAAAAGAAAAACTCTCAAAATGCCAGCCTTGTTTTGAGCATTATCACCTTGAGCAAGCCATTCGTGAAGTACTTAAAAACAAGTGTACAAAACAGTCTGTACCTGGAGAATTGGCAAATAGTATCCGTCAAAAAATAGAAGATATCAAATAA
- a CDS encoding sigma-70 family RNA polymerase sigma factor has translation MSEVQKKKYSDKEKNNIFDHEFMPHIDSMYNFAFRLTFDEDDAKDLVQDTYLKAYRFINSFEQGTNAKAWLFRILKNSFINEYRKKSKQPSKVDYQEVETYYNSDSVDYNITSDLRIDAVKDMLGDEISNALNSLAVDFRTVIILCDLEGFTYEEMAKILDIPIGTVRSRLHRARNLLKEKLHSYAKNMGYDTEEE, from the coding sequence ATGTCTGAGGTACAGAAGAAAAAATATTCCGATAAAGAAAAGAATAATATATTCGATCATGAGTTTATGCCCCACATTGACTCGATGTATAATTTTGCCTTCAGGCTGACTTTTGACGAGGATGATGCCAAGGATTTGGTACAAGATACTTACTTGAAAGCCTATCGTTTTATAAACTCCTTCGAACAGGGCACTAATGCGAAAGCTTGGTTGTTTAGGATTTTGAAGAACAGTTTTATCAATGAGTACAGGAAAAAGAGTAAGCAGCCGTCAAAGGTAGATTATCAGGAGGTTGAAACTTATTATAACTCTGATAGTGTTGATTATAATATTACCTCAGATCTTAGGATAGATGCGGTAAAGGATATGCTGGGGGATGAAATCTCCAATGCGCTCAATAGTTTGGCTGTGGATTTCAGAACGGTCATCATTTTATGTGACCTTGAGGGCTTTACTTATGAGGAAATGGCCAAGATTTTGGACATTCCCATCGGTACGGTGAGATCAAGATTACACAGGGCAAGGAACTTATTGAAGGAGAAATTGCATTCTTATGCTAAGAATATGGGGTATGATACTGAGGAAGAGTGA
- a CDS encoding lysophospholipid acyltransferase family protein has protein sequence MFAFRLISYLPLWFLYLISDTFFIIAYYLIGYRKKVVRENLLHAFPEKSPQERNIIIREFYRNLTDSFAETIKLMTMGKAEIEKRFQLENMDLLRGLLAREQVIVGLTAHFFNWEGHPLAVRALVDERIEIVYQKVSNPFFEKLMRTIRSRFGGYLVEKSKFQRHFIKHRHHPRLIGLAADQRPNREDQRYHTYFMNRKTGFFEGAEKMAKKFDLTVIFSEVHKVKRGHYKFTYHFVTEPPHDTKEHSITEKFIELTEKNIREEPALYLWSHNRWKNSK, from the coding sequence ATGTTTGCATTCCGCTTAATTTCTTATCTCCCTCTTTGGTTTTTATACCTTATATCAGACACCTTCTTCATCATTGCATATTACCTGATAGGATATAGAAAAAAAGTGGTCAGGGAAAACTTACTTCATGCCTTTCCTGAAAAAAGTCCACAAGAACGAAATATAATCATACGTGAATTTTATCGCAATTTGACGGATTCTTTTGCAGAAACCATCAAACTGATGACCATGGGCAAAGCAGAAATAGAAAAAAGATTCCAACTTGAAAACATGGACCTGCTCAGGGGGCTTTTAGCAAGGGAGCAAGTAATAGTGGGCTTGACTGCCCATTTTTTTAACTGGGAAGGACATCCCCTTGCCGTTAGGGCATTGGTGGATGAAAGAATTGAAATCGTCTATCAAAAAGTCAGCAACCCTTTCTTCGAAAAACTGATGCGAACCATTAGAAGTAGATTTGGAGGTTACTTGGTGGAAAAAAGCAAGTTTCAAAGGCACTTCATAAAACATAGACACCATCCCCGACTGATAGGACTAGCAGCCGACCAAAGACCCAACAGAGAAGATCAGCGCTACCATACTTATTTCATGAACCGTAAAACAGGTTTTTTTGAAGGTGCAGAGAAAATGGCCAAAAAATTTGATCTTACGGTGATATTTTCGGAAGTCCATAAAGTCAAACGTGGCCATTATAAATTCACCTACCACTTTGTAACCGAACCACCACATGACACGAAAGAGCACAGCATCACTGAAAAATTCATTGAACTGACCGAAAAAAACATCCGTGAAGAACCAGCGCTGTACTTATGGTCACACAATAGATGGAAAAACAGCAAGTGA
- a CDS encoding ATP-dependent helicase codes for MDYLEGLNPPQRQAVEHTEGPLMIIAGAGSGKTRVLTYRIAHLIHAKGVDPFQILSLTFTNKAASEMRNRIEKLIGLEARNTWMGTFHSIFAKILRVESEKLGFPSNFTIYDTDDSKSLIKTIVKEMKLDDKVYKPNTVLSRISGAKNRLISWENYLNDPYIKADDETAMKPRMGEIYRAYQKRLFKSSAMDFDDLLFNTNVLFRDHPDVLNKYQQRFRYVLVDEFQDTNLSQYLITKKLAAVHQNICVVGDDAQSIYAFRGADIQNILNFEKDYPDLEVVKLEQNYRSTKNIVEAANSIIAKNKAQLKKNVWTQNNSGDLIELIKSASDNEEGRMVASTIFEEKNNKKLQNSDFAILYRTNSQSRAIEEALRKMNITYKIVGGLSFYQRKEIKDLMAYLRYVVNLDDEEAFKRIINYPKRGIGASSVEKMLVAAYEHDIPLWQVVDNSNSFLGGRAANSVSDFATMIKSFRMECERKDAYEAASSIAKQSGLLRELYEDKTIEGLNRYENVQELLNAIKEYVDNKDNEDKSLGAFLQEIALLTDNDRDKDDTDAVTLMTIHSSKGLEFRQVFVVGMEEDLFPSQMMMQSREDLEEERRLFYVASTRAMEKLYLSYAITRYRFGRLLNCEPSRFLEEVDPNCMKVTKRKGMQMGHSFRDQAASNSEGKSGFIGIKPRPTVRANTTAKIHTPSPDFKPSNTNNLASGMKVEHPKFGYGKVLKVEVEGMNKKATIGFDNFGDKTLLLSFAKLRIVES; via the coding sequence ATGGATTATTTAGAAGGATTAAATCCCCCACAGAGACAAGCCGTAGAACATACAGAAGGACCATTGATGATCATTGCGGGTGCAGGCTCGGGCAAAACCAGGGTACTCACCTACAGGATTGCCCACTTGATACACGCCAAAGGAGTGGATCCCTTCCAGATTCTCTCACTGACTTTTACCAATAAGGCCGCCAGTGAGATGAGAAACAGGATAGAAAAGCTTATTGGGCTGGAAGCCAGAAACACATGGATGGGGACCTTTCACTCCATCTTCGCAAAAATCCTAAGGGTAGAATCCGAAAAATTGGGCTTCCCCTCCAACTTCACCATTTACGATACTGACGATAGTAAATCCTTGATCAAAACCATTGTCAAGGAAATGAAACTAGACGATAAGGTCTACAAGCCTAATACTGTATTATCAAGGATTTCAGGGGCGAAAAACCGGTTAATCTCTTGGGAAAACTACCTTAACGACCCCTATATCAAAGCAGACGATGAAACGGCCATGAAGCCCAGAATGGGCGAAATCTATAGGGCCTATCAAAAAAGATTGTTCAAATCCTCTGCAATGGATTTTGATGATCTATTATTTAACACCAATGTACTTTTCCGCGATCATCCTGATGTGCTCAACAAATACCAGCAAAGATTCAGATATGTTCTCGTAGATGAGTTTCAGGACACCAATTTATCCCAGTACCTGATCACCAAAAAACTGGCTGCAGTACACCAAAATATTTGCGTGGTAGGTGATGACGCCCAAAGTATTTATGCTTTCCGGGGTGCGGATATTCAAAATATCCTGAATTTCGAAAAAGACTACCCTGATCTGGAAGTAGTAAAACTAGAGCAAAACTATAGATCAACGAAGAATATTGTTGAAGCGGCCAATTCCATCATTGCCAAAAACAAAGCGCAATTAAAGAAAAATGTCTGGACCCAAAATAATAGTGGAGACCTTATAGAACTTATAAAATCTGCCTCGGACAATGAAGAAGGTAGAATGGTGGCTTCCACTATCTTCGAGGAGAAGAACAATAAAAAGCTTCAAAACAGTGATTTCGCCATTCTCTATAGAACCAATTCCCAATCAAGGGCGATAGAGGAGGCTTTGAGAAAAATGAATATCACCTACAAGATTGTAGGTGGTCTTTCATTCTACCAAAGAAAGGAAATCAAGGACTTAATGGCTTACCTTCGCTATGTGGTCAATCTTGATGATGAAGAAGCTTTCAAACGCATCATCAATTATCCTAAAAGAGGCATAGGTGCCAGCAGTGTGGAAAAAATGCTGGTTGCTGCATATGAGCACGACATCCCTCTATGGCAGGTGGTGGACAATTCCAATTCCTTCTTAGGCGGCAGGGCGGCCAACTCCGTATCAGACTTTGCCACAATGATCAAAAGCTTCCGGATGGAATGCGAACGAAAAGACGCTTATGAAGCTGCTTCCTCCATTGCAAAACAATCTGGCCTACTAAGAGAACTCTATGAAGACAAAACCATAGAGGGACTAAACAGGTACGAAAACGTACAGGAATTGCTCAATGCCATCAAGGAATATGTTGACAACAAAGACAATGAAGACAAAAGCCTTGGTGCCTTTTTACAGGAAATTGCCTTGCTTACGGATAATGACAGAGACAAGGATGATACCGATGCAGTAACCTTGATGACCATTCACTCTTCCAAGGGATTGGAATTCCGTCAGGTTTTTGTGGTAGGAATGGAAGAGGACCTGTTCCCTTCCCAAATGATGATGCAAAGCAGAGAGGACCTGGAAGAAGAAAGAAGGCTATTCTATGTCGCCTCTACCAGGGCCATGGAAAAGTTATACTTAAGTTATGCCATCACCCGTTATAGATTCGGAAGATTGTTAAACTGCGAACCCAGCCGTTTTCTTGAAGAGGTTGACCCAAATTGTATGAAGGTCACCAAAAGAAAGGGAATGCAAATGGGCCATTCCTTCAGGGACCAAGCAGCAAGCAACAGTGAAGGTAAATCCGGATTTATCGGTATAAAACCACGCCCCACGGTCAGGGCCAATACTACCGCTAAAATCCATACACCAAGTCCTGACTTCAAACCATCCAATACCAACAATTTGGCCTCAGGCATGAAAGTTGAGCATCCCAAGTTCGGTTATGGCAAGGTTTTAAAAGTAGAAGTGGAAGGTATGAATAAAAAAGCCACTATAGGCTTCGACAATTTTGGAGATAAAACTTTATTACTTAGCTTTGCTAAGCTTCGAATTGTGGAATCCTAG
- a CDS encoding DUF4290 domain-containing protein → MKETEKHKHSVILKEYGKNIQKLVDYITTVPDKAKRTEQSYTLVELMKQLNPQLKTENDQKLWDDLFIMSDFKLDVDSPFPMPEKELLGKKPQVVGYPEGEVKFKHYGRNIEKLIEKAIEIENDEDQETAIIYIGQLMRSFHSTWNRENFDDGIIIDDIKTLSKGKLHIDLEKVKENSLFETNTRRDFKTPSQSNEHPSNNGGGRRNNKRRNNGGNYKKRRN, encoded by the coding sequence ATGAAAGAAACAGAAAAGCATAAACACTCAGTAATTTTGAAAGAATACGGAAAAAACATTCAGAAACTGGTGGATTACATCACCACCGTTCCTGATAAGGCCAAACGTACAGAACAGTCCTATACTTTGGTAGAATTGATGAAACAGCTAAACCCACAGCTAAAAACTGAAAACGACCAAAAACTTTGGGACGACCTGTTTATCATGTCAGATTTTAAATTGGATGTAGACAGTCCATTCCCAATGCCGGAAAAGGAATTATTAGGCAAAAAGCCACAGGTAGTGGGCTACCCTGAAGGAGAAGTCAAATTCAAACATTACGGAAGGAACATTGAAAAGCTGATCGAAAAGGCCATCGAAATAGAAAACGATGAAGACCAAGAAACCGCCATCATTTATATTGGTCAGCTGATGAGAAGCTTTCATTCTACCTGGAACAGGGAAAACTTTGACGATGGCATTATCATTGATGATATCAAAACCTTATCAAAAGGCAAACTTCATATAGACCTCGAAAAGGTCAAAGAGAACTCCCTTTTTGAAACCAACACCAGAAGGGACTTTAAAACACCTTCCCAATCAAACGAGCATCCCAGCAATAATGGCGGTGGTCGCAGAAACAACAAAAGAAGAAACAACGGGGGCAACTACAAAAAACGCAGAAATTAA
- the murA gene encoding UDP-N-acetylglucosamine 1-carboxyvinyltransferase has protein sequence MSSFRVKGGLKLKGEITPQGAKNEALQILCAVLLTKEDITIHKIPNIRDVNKLIELLADMGVKVDKVGPESYQFNAANVDLDYLDSAKFLTKASALRGSVMILGPLLARFGKGKISKPGGDKIGRRRLDTHFVGFQKLGAKFHYDDKQEIYNIDGKKLQGAYMLLDEASVTGTANILMAAVMAEGKTSIYNAACEPYLQQLCDMLNRMGAKITGVGSNLLHIEGVKELGGTEHTLLPDMIEIGSFIGLAAMTQSEITIKNAQIHRLGIIPDTFKRMGIKLEFRGDDIHIPAQKHYEIETFIDGSILTVADAIWPGFTPDLLSIVLVTATQAKGTVLVHQKMFESRLFFVDKLIDMGAQIILCDPHRATVIGLDRKYPLKGIRMTSPDIRAGVSLLIAALSAEGTSVIDNVEQIDRGYQYIDQRLNALGADIVRID, from the coding sequence ATGTCTTCATTCCGAGTAAAAGGGGGATTAAAACTCAAAGGCGAAATCACCCCTCAAGGTGCTAAAAACGAAGCACTCCAAATTCTTTGCGCCGTTCTTTTAACCAAAGAAGACATCACCATCCACAAAATCCCAAATATCAGGGATGTCAATAAACTCATAGAGCTATTGGCAGACATGGGGGTAAAAGTCGATAAAGTTGGACCGGAAAGTTACCAATTCAATGCGGCAAATGTAGACCTAGATTACTTGGACTCTGCAAAGTTCCTTACCAAGGCATCGGCCCTAAGGGGTTCTGTAATGATTCTAGGCCCACTATTGGCCAGGTTCGGAAAAGGCAAGATTTCCAAGCCGGGAGGAGACAAAATCGGACGTAGGAGACTAGACACCCACTTCGTAGGCTTCCAAAAGCTAGGCGCCAAATTCCACTATGACGACAAACAGGAAATATATAATATAGACGGCAAAAAGCTTCAAGGAGCTTATATGCTATTGGATGAGGCTTCCGTAACCGGAACCGCCAATATCCTTATGGCTGCTGTCATGGCTGAAGGAAAAACGAGTATCTATAATGCTGCCTGCGAGCCTTACCTTCAACAATTATGTGATATGCTTAACCGTATGGGAGCTAAAATCACAGGTGTTGGCTCTAACCTTTTACATATCGAAGGTGTAAAAGAACTAGGCGGCACCGAACACACCCTTCTTCCTGATATGATTGAAATTGGATCTTTTATTGGCCTGGCTGCCATGACCCAATCAGAAATCACCATTAAAAATGCCCAAATCCATAGACTAGGGATTATCCCTGACACCTTTAAACGAATGGGCATCAAGCTGGAGTTCAGAGGTGACGACATCCATATTCCAGCACAAAAGCATTACGAGATAGAAACCTTTATCGATGGTTCCATTCTGACAGTAGCAGATGCTATTTGGCCCGGGTTTACTCCTGATCTCCTGAGTATTGTACTAGTTACAGCTACGCAAGCAAAAGGCACCGTTTTGGTACATCAAAAGATGTTTGAAAGCCGCCTGTTCTTTGTCGATAAATTGATTGACATGGGAGCACAGATCATCCTTTGCGACCCTCATAGAGCTACAGTGATTGGCTTGGATAGAAAATATCCGCTGAAAGGTATTCGGATGACATCCCCAGATATTCGAGCTGGTGTATCGCTCTTGATCGCTGCTTTATCTGCTGAAGGGACTTCTGTAATTGACAATGTAGAACAAATCGATAGAGGTTATCAATACATCGACCAAAGACTTAATGCACTGGGTGCCGATATTGTAAGAATAGATTAA
- the dnaN gene encoding DNA polymerase III subunit beta, whose protein sequence is MKFIVSSSALLKQLSGINGVVTTNPVVPILENFLFEIKEGKLTITASDLQTSMMTEIDVEAKEDGNIAVPARILIETLKNLPEQPVTFSIDHDTYSVEISSDNGRYKLAGENATDFPKIPSVTNATAVDMSTEVLSSAINNTIFATSNDELRPAMTGVYVNLSNTNATFVATDGHRLIRYRRVDIAAQDAASIIIPRKALNLLKSTLPAENVPVTVEFNNSNAYFKFGNIQMICRLIDERFPDYENVIPVDNNNDMIIDKVEFLSSLKRIAIYANKTTHQVRLKLTGSELQISAEDLDFSNEANERLSCEHEGEDIEIGFNAKFLVEMLNNISAKQVTLKFSAPNRAGLIVPSEKGENEDILMLVMPVMLNNYV, encoded by the coding sequence ATGAAATTTATTGTTTCTTCTTCTGCTCTTTTGAAGCAATTATCCGGAATCAATGGGGTGGTGACCACCAATCCTGTTGTGCCGATTTTAGAAAACTTCCTTTTTGAAATCAAAGAAGGAAAGCTGACCATCACGGCATCGGACTTGCAGACATCTATGATGACCGAAATCGATGTAGAGGCCAAAGAAGATGGAAATATAGCTGTGCCAGCAAGGATTTTGATTGAAACCTTGAAAAACCTTCCAGAGCAGCCAGTAACTTTCAGTATTGACCATGATACTTATAGTGTTGAAATCAGCTCTGATAATGGTCGTTATAAATTGGCAGGTGAAAATGCTACCGATTTCCCAAAGATTCCTTCAGTAACCAATGCCACAGCTGTTGATATGTCGACTGAGGTTTTGAGCAGTGCTATAAATAATACCATTTTTGCTACAAGTAATGACGAGCTTCGTCCAGCAATGACTGGTGTATATGTGAATTTGAGCAATACCAATGCTACTTTTGTTGCTACAGACGGACACCGTCTTATCCGTTACAGAAGAGTGGATATTGCGGCTCAAGACGCAGCCAGCATTATTATCCCAAGGAAAGCACTTAATTTATTGAAGTCTACTTTGCCAGCAGAAAATGTACCTGTTACAGTAGAGTTTAACAATTCCAATGCTTATTTCAAATTTGGAAATATTCAGATGATCTGTCGATTGATCGATGAGCGTTTTCCAGATTATGAGAATGTAATTCCTGTGGATAATAATAATGATATGATCATCGATAAGGTGGAGTTTTTGAGTTCACTGAAAAGGATTGCTATTTATGCTAATAAAACTACTCACCAGGTAAGGTTGAAATTGACAGGAAGTGAGTTGCAGATTTCTGCCGAGGATCTTGATTTCTCCAACGAAGCAAATGAAAGGTTATCCTGTGAGCATGAAGGAGAGGATATCGAAATAGGTTTCAATGCCAAGTTCTTGGTGGAGATGCTCAATAATATATCTGCCAAGCAGGTGACGCTGAAGTTCAGTGCTCCGAACCGTGCGGGCTTAATCGTACCAAGTGAGAAAGGGGAAAATGAAGATATTCTGATGCTAGTGATGCCTGTAATGCTTAATAATTACGTGTAA